Proteins from a single region of Leuconostoc gasicomitatum LMG 18811:
- a CDS encoding sensor histidine kinase: MPNVINKQQQIRGFLLLIASFFVIFSVLGSVIYWSYTRTIFQNSDTAITQQIKQYDLAGALQNSADANRKSPLLLQSNMLADVWVYDKDKKLVVDDRIPEPMQSTYKKKFKYTSKFILSRPKTVQIGNDYYRGVKVNFINGAKNNDGKSVKYGVITVNVTDTIFNLNQFKKVILWSFGTFGLLALMVSYWISLKNMKPILKAWQQQQDFVNNAAHELRTPMAVIQGKLENMLTRPESTVREQSDAIILSLSEVRRLTSLTNNMLTLAKSGSNMTRIEKESTDIAEFLSRIVAPYQEMAEFEGKQVLLSTQVNQPVFIDQKRIHQLLVLLVDNAMKYSESGATVSISAMIEKRKFVLSVADTGRGISDKAKKHVFDRFYREDKTGSRQTGGTGLGLSIAEWIVHAHGGKIIVLDNQPKGTIIKVTLPL, translated from the coding sequence ATGCCTAATGTGATTAACAAACAACAGCAAATTCGCGGGTTCTTGCTGTTAATTGCGAGTTTTTTTGTTATATTTTCAGTTCTTGGAAGTGTTATTTATTGGTCCTATACGCGGACAATATTTCAGAATTCAGATACAGCTATTACACAACAAATTAAGCAATATGATTTGGCAGGTGCGCTTCAAAATTCGGCCGATGCGAATAGAAAATCACCGTTGTTGCTACAATCAAATATGTTAGCAGATGTCTGGGTGTATGATAAAGATAAGAAGTTGGTTGTTGATGATCGTATACCAGAACCAATGCAATCTACTTATAAAAAGAAATTTAAATATACGTCCAAATTTATTTTATCCAGACCTAAAACTGTACAGATAGGGAACGATTACTATCGCGGTGTCAAAGTGAACTTTATCAATGGTGCGAAAAATAATGATGGTAAATCTGTTAAATATGGCGTTATAACCGTCAACGTCACAGATACAATTTTTAATCTTAACCAATTCAAAAAGGTTATTTTGTGGTCATTTGGTACATTTGGACTACTTGCCTTGATGGTTTCTTACTGGATTAGTTTAAAAAATATGAAACCTATTCTCAAGGCTTGGCAACAACAACAAGATTTCGTTAATAATGCAGCGCATGAATTACGTACGCCAATGGCTGTTATTCAGGGTAAATTAGAGAATATGCTCACGCGGCCAGAGTCAACTGTTCGAGAGCAATCTGATGCGATTATACTGTCTTTATCTGAAGTTCGGCGATTGACATCCTTGACTAATAATATGCTTACTTTAGCAAAATCAGGCTCTAACATGACACGAATTGAAAAAGAATCAACTGATATTGCTGAATTTTTGTCACGAATTGTGGCACCTTATCAAGAAATGGCTGAGTTTGAAGGTAAACAAGTACTACTATCCACACAAGTTAATCAGCCAGTGTTTATTGACCAAAAACGTATTCATCAGTTACTTGTTTTGTTAGTAGATAATGCGATGAAGTATTCAGAGTCGGGCGCAACAGTATCAATTTCGGCAATGATTGAGAAACGGAAATTTGTGTTGAGTGTTGCTGATACGGGGCGAGGAATTAGTGATAAAGCTAAAAAGCATGTTTTTGATCGCTTTTATCGCGAAGATAAAACAGGGAGCCGACAAACTGGTGGCACTGGTCTCGGGTTATCGATTGCGGAATGGATAGTCCATGCACATGGTGGTAAGATTATTGTATTAGACAATCAACCGAAGGGAACGATAATTAAAGTGACACTGCCACTTTAA
- a CDS encoding S1C family serine protease has translation MKHSLITVAVVAAVVGGGVVYSGTQTNSWFQQQAATKKVAHISGQTSIAQTAYTSNDSATTAYNKVKNAVVTVQNLKNNSAQQSDGFAGLFGQAQQEGGQSSPKIETASEGSGVIYKITNGTAYIITNNHVVANSDALQVITAGGTKIKATVVGTDVEKDLALIKVQTTVIKSAASFGKIDGLQSGQQVLAIGSPLGSDYATSVTSGIISAPRRELSSQQTGFSTAKVIQTDAAINPGNSGGPLINLAGEVIGINSSKIASSNDGVSVEGMGFAIPADIVQSFIAKTEK, from the coding sequence ATGAAACATTCCCTGATTACTGTGGCTGTCGTAGCGGCTGTTGTGGGTGGTGGTGTCGTCTATTCTGGTACGCAAACCAATTCTTGGTTTCAACAGCAAGCAGCTACCAAAAAAGTGGCTCATATATCTGGCCAAACATCGATCGCACAAACTGCCTATACAAGTAATGATAGCGCCACGACAGCATATAATAAGGTAAAAAATGCAGTGGTAACGGTTCAGAATTTAAAAAATAATTCGGCACAGCAAAGCGATGGTTTTGCAGGGCTATTTGGACAAGCACAACAAGAAGGTGGTCAAAGTTCACCAAAAATCGAAACAGCTTCTGAAGGTTCTGGTGTGATTTATAAGATTACCAATGGCACTGCTTATATCATTACTAATAATCATGTAGTAGCTAATTCTGATGCCTTACAAGTGATTACAGCAGGTGGTACTAAAATAAAGGCAACTGTGGTAGGTACGGATGTTGAAAAAGATCTTGCATTGATTAAAGTTCAAACGACTGTTATTAAGTCAGCTGCATCATTTGGTAAAATTGATGGTTTACAATCAGGGCAGCAAGTATTAGCCATTGGCTCACCATTAGGATCTGATTATGCAACATCAGTAACAAGTGGTATTATTTCGGCGCCACGACGTGAATTATCAAGTCAGCAAACTGGTTTTAGTACGGCTAAAGTGATTCAAACGGATGCTGCAATTAATCCTGGAAATTCTGGTGGGCCACTTATTAATTTAGCCGGTGAAGTTATTGGTATTAATTCTTCAAAAATTGCATCATCAAATGATGGTGTCAGCGTTGAGGGAATGGGTTTTGCAATTCCAGCAGACATCGTGCAAAGTTTTATTGCTAAGACTGAAAAATAG
- a CDS encoding thioredoxin family protein — MYQPTHNTNTVVEENIQHSGRNVMFLSADWCGDCRAIKPFVQNIKDTISKTANWFDADRDENLDVATKYNMRGIPSFVLFENGTEISRIGHGERLTPDQVLDWYQKTL, encoded by the coding sequence ATGTATCAACCAACACACAATACCAATACTGTCGTCGAAGAAAATATTCAACATTCTGGTCGTAATGTCATGTTTTTATCTGCTGATTGGTGTGGCGACTGCCGTGCTATCAAGCCTTTCGTCCAAAATATTAAAGATACCATTAGTAAAACTGCTAATTGGTTCGATGCTGATCGTGATGAAAACCTTGATGTTGCCACAAAATACAATATGCGTGGTATCCCTTCATTTGTTTTGTTTGAAAATGGCACAGAAATATCTCGTATTGGTCACGGTGAACGTTTAACGCCCGACCAAGTACTCGACTGGTATCAAAAAACTTTGTAA
- a CDS encoding PLP-dependent transferase, producing the protein MSVILQNGLLKRERLTFGVRMAHVSRYAQKIAEYLSAHIKVTRVLYPALVNHDGHDIQMKQANSGDAILSFDVNSAAHARPVVQFFKLPVFSVCLGAVDIIISFLSKMSHAALNAKLLANVGISPGLLRFSVGLEDTDDLIADLEQSLVQI; encoded by the coding sequence ATGAGTGTGATATTACAAAACGGTTTGTTGAAACGTGAACGATTGACATTTGGTGTCCGTATGGCACATGTCAGTCGGTATGCTCAAAAAATTGCTGAGTATCTTTCAGCACACATCAAAGTAACACGGGTCTTATATCCTGCGTTAGTCAATCATGACGGGCATGATATTCAAATGAAACAGGCCAATTCAGGTGATGCAATATTAAGCTTTGACGTAAATTCTGCGGCTCATGCGAGACCGGTTGTGCAATTTTTTAAATTGCCAGTGTTTTCTGTTTGTTTAGGTGCAGTGGACATAATTATTAGTTTTCTATCGAAGATGAGTCATGCGGCGTTAAACGCGAAGCTATTAGCAAATGTGGGTATTTCACCAGGATTACTTCGTTTCTCAGTCGGTTTGGAAGATACGGATGATTTAATTGCCGATCTAGAACAATCACTTGTACAAATTTAA
- a CDS encoding vitamin B12 independent methionine synthase: protein MITTTTKLHYRFDQVGSYLRPDRLKKAREQFANGQIDKQALLIIQHEEIKKVVDEQVKVGLSAVTDGEFNRSWWHLDFLGQLGGFEFYEQENSYKFHGANTRTTNVRLNGKVHANFAHPFFEDFTYLQSIVPAGIEVKQTIPSPTLVIKRDHRSDLWSNYYATWTGFLDDVAQAYHDTLQHFYDLGARYIQLDDTTWAYLITQLNANRDNLKEREKYEQLAEDNVYVINKALSNLPDDLKLSTHICRGNFKSTYLFEGGYEPVAKYLGQLNYDGFFLEYDDARSGDFKPLSDIWHNRQNVEIVLGLLTSKSADLEDEKTIISRIIAAQKYVPKSNLALSTQCGFSSTEEGNVLTIPDQWQKLALVKKIADEQLS from the coding sequence ATGATAACAACTACAACTAAATTGCATTATCGTTTTGATCAGGTTGGCTCTTATTTACGTCCTGATCGATTAAAAAAAGCCCGTGAGCAATTTGCTAACGGTCAGATTGATAAACAAGCATTATTGATCATACAACATGAAGAAATAAAAAAAGTTGTTGATGAGCAGGTAAAGGTTGGTTTATCGGCGGTGACTGATGGTGAATTTAATCGCTCATGGTGGCATTTAGATTTTTTAGGGCAACTCGGAGGTTTTGAATTTTATGAACAAGAAAATTCGTATAAATTCCATGGTGCTAATACACGGACTACTAATGTACGTTTGAATGGTAAGGTTCACGCGAACTTTGCACATCCTTTTTTTGAGGATTTTACTTATCTGCAATCAATTGTACCAGCTGGGATTGAAGTGAAACAGACGATACCATCACCGACCTTAGTCATTAAACGTGATCATCGATCCGATTTGTGGTCAAACTATTACGCGACTTGGACAGGATTTTTGGATGATGTCGCACAGGCGTATCATGATACTTTGCAACATTTTTATGATTTAGGTGCACGTTATATTCAGTTAGATGATACAACTTGGGCATATTTAATTACACAATTGAATGCAAATCGTGATAACCTAAAAGAGCGGGAAAAGTATGAACAACTTGCTGAAGATAATGTTTACGTGATTAATAAAGCGTTGTCAAATTTACCAGATGATTTGAAATTATCGACACATATTTGTCGTGGCAATTTTAAATCAACTTATTTGTTCGAGGGTGGGTATGAACCTGTTGCAAAATACTTGGGGCAATTAAATTATGATGGCTTTTTCTTAGAATATGATGATGCACGTTCAGGCGATTTCAAGCCGCTATCTGATATTTGGCATAATCGACAAAATGTCGAAATTGTTCTTGGGTTATTAACCTCCAAGTCAGCTGATCTAGAGGATGAAAAAACCATTATATCTCGCATTATTGCGGCACAAAAATATGTACCAAAAAGTAATCTTGCATTATCTACACAGTGTGGCTTTTCTTCAACCGAGGAAGGTAATGTACTAACAATTCCTGATCAATGGCAAAAATTAGCTTTAGTTAAAAAAATAGCTGACGAACAATTAAGTTAA
- a CDS encoding S-ribosylhomocysteine lyase, whose protein sequence is MAETVVESFTLDHTKVKAPYVRVIESQNGPQGGHITNYDLRLTQPNETAIETGGLHTLEHLFAGLVRDEIDGIIDMSPFGCRTGFHVISWVDYDAETLAKVFKKVLEKIVSDEITEVPAAEIESCGNFKDHSLHSAKEWAKIILAQGISSDAFERKVV, encoded by the coding sequence ATGGCAGAAACAGTTGTTGAAAGTTTTACATTAGATCACACAAAGGTTAAGGCACCTTATGTACGCGTTATTGAGTCACAAAATGGTCCACAGGGTGGACACATCACAAACTATGATTTACGTTTGACACAACCTAATGAAACAGCTATTGAAACTGGTGGATTGCATACGTTAGAACATCTATTTGCAGGGCTTGTGCGTGATGAAATTGATGGGATTATTGATATGTCGCCATTTGGTTGCCGCACAGGATTTCACGTTATTTCTTGGGTAGATTATGATGCTGAAACACTGGCGAAAGTATTCAAAAAAGTACTTGAAAAAATTGTTAGTGATGAAATAACGGAAGTACCAGCTGCTGAAATTGAGAGCTGCGGTAATTTTAAAGATCACAGTTTACATTCAGCAAAAGAATGGGCTAAAATTATTTTGGCACAAGGCATTTCAAGTGATGCATTTGAACGCAAAGTTGTCTGA
- a CDS encoding peptide ABC transporter substrate-binding protein, translating to MNNKIIIGLVATGVIIGGIVVATKSQQSTDGKVLRIATQNNISTLDPNYADEIGANWAEVQTLEGLYTTGKNGEIVAGVAQKVVKPTENNTIYTLHLRKNAKWSDGTRVTAQDFVSSVKRQVDPKTKSTRANHFKDIAGYDAVYNHHANLDQLGIQAVDQYTVKIQLSHPVPYFDFILANQLYPINRAKVKEYGKKYGQTAATTVSNGAYTIKKWNQASTTWEFAKNKYYSDSKDVHYDTIKATQVTDTTLAAKQFQTKKVDEATVSGSVLSNLKKTNADDIKATAAGRVAFIVWNANDKVASNSNLKKAVSLAINRQTLADEALGDGSKPAKSIIPSGEIKIAGKDLNDGLSLPYNKIQAQQYLKKAQLELGQKKIDMTLNTADTDAYKAVGVFLKQSIESALPDVTINLNRLPLNAEISAFNNHNFQAGTLSWSTDYDDPIDFLDIAYSKGAINFTKWKNDAYDKVYEQINSQNTANDARYQLEREAAKINNEENGVTPLYQTSNVHLQSKTVKNLNYPLVGYQNYKYAK from the coding sequence ATGAACAACAAAATTATCATTGGACTTGTGGCTACAGGTGTGATTATTGGTGGCATTGTCGTAGCTACAAAATCGCAACAATCAACGGATGGAAAAGTCTTACGTATTGCAACACAAAATAACATATCAACACTTGATCCTAATTACGCTGATGAAATAGGTGCTAATTGGGCGGAGGTACAAACGCTAGAAGGCCTCTATACCACTGGAAAAAATGGTGAAATCGTGGCCGGCGTGGCTCAAAAGGTTGTAAAACCAACAGAAAATAATACAATATATACACTACATTTGCGGAAAAATGCAAAATGGTCAGACGGTACGAGAGTAACAGCGCAAGATTTTGTTTCCTCAGTCAAACGACAAGTGGATCCAAAAACAAAGTCAACGCGTGCCAATCATTTTAAGGATATTGCTGGATACGATGCTGTTTATAATCATCATGCAAATTTGGATCAGTTAGGTATTCAGGCTGTTGATCAATATACAGTTAAAATTCAATTATCACATCCTGTCCCTTACTTTGATTTTATTTTAGCTAACCAACTGTATCCTATTAATCGCGCTAAGGTGAAAGAATACGGTAAAAAATATGGGCAAACTGCGGCGACAACAGTTTCCAATGGTGCGTACACGATTAAAAAATGGAATCAAGCATCAACAACATGGGAATTTGCAAAAAACAAGTACTATAGTGATAGTAAAGATGTGCACTATGACACCATTAAAGCGACTCAAGTAACAGACACAACGTTAGCAGCAAAACAATTTCAAACGAAAAAAGTAGATGAAGCAACTGTTTCAGGTAGTGTATTGTCTAATTTGAAAAAGACCAATGCCGATGACATTAAAGCAACTGCTGCAGGACGTGTTGCCTTTATTGTTTGGAATGCTAATGATAAAGTTGCTAGTAACTCTAATTTAAAAAAGGCTGTGAGTTTAGCAATCAATCGTCAAACCTTGGCTGACGAAGCATTGGGTGATGGCTCTAAACCAGCAAAATCAATTATACCTAGTGGTGAAATTAAAATTGCTGGTAAAGATTTAAATGATGGTTTATCACTACCTTATAATAAAATCCAAGCACAACAATACCTTAAAAAAGCGCAGTTAGAATTAGGTCAGAAAAAAATTGATATGACGCTTAATACAGCAGATACGGACGCTTACAAAGCAGTGGGTGTTTTCTTGAAGCAAAGTATTGAATCTGCATTGCCTGATGTCACGATTAATTTGAACCGATTACCTTTAAATGCTGAAATTTCAGCTTTTAATAATCACAATTTCCAAGCGGGCACACTTTCGTGGTCAACGGACTATGATGATCCAATTGACTTTTTGGATATTGCTTATTCAAAGGGTGCTATTAACTTTACAAAATGGAAAAATGATGCCTATGATAAAGTTTATGAACAAATTAATAGTCAAAATACTGCTAATGATGCACGTTATCAATTAGAACGAGAAGCAGCCAAGATTAATAATGAAGAAAATGGTGTTACGCCACTGTACCAGACATCAAATGTGCATTTACAAAGTAAGACCGTTAAAAATCTAAATTATCCATTAGTTGGTTATCAAAACTATAAATATGCTAAATAA
- a CDS encoding gamma-glutamyl-gamma-aminobutyrate hydrolase family protein translates to MIKKIGIPSNNVLHANPRFGTNYVDYVQKNYIDGLTNAGALPVILPIAQPELAKAYVDIVDALVFVGGQDVSPEYFGEEPHLKLAEIDRGRDAFEIALVAEAIRQEKPIFGICRGLQIINVALGGTLYQDLPSQYHTLTVKHDQYPTKWYMPTHHLVVKSDSWLNGVINENTLVNSFHHQAAKNLAAGLTLDATSTDGVVEAFSDENRRIYAVQWHPEMLLMGQVPEAQALFNAFVGKI, encoded by the coding sequence ATGATTAAAAAAATAGGAATTCCGTCTAATAATGTATTACATGCCAATCCGAGATTTGGTACGAATTATGTTGACTATGTTCAAAAAAATTATATTGATGGATTGACAAACGCCGGTGCATTACCTGTGATATTACCCATTGCCCAACCGGAATTAGCAAAAGCGTATGTTGATATCGTCGATGCGTTAGTTTTTGTGGGTGGACAGGATGTGTCACCTGAATATTTTGGGGAAGAACCACACTTAAAATTAGCTGAAATAGATCGCGGACGAGATGCTTTTGAAATAGCATTAGTGGCAGAGGCAATTAGACAAGAAAAACCTATTTTTGGTATTTGTCGTGGATTACAGATTATTAATGTTGCCCTAGGTGGCACATTATATCAAGATTTACCAAGTCAGTATCATACACTAACGGTGAAACATGATCAATATCCAACCAAATGGTATATGCCTACGCATCATTTAGTTGTAAAAAGCGATAGCTGGTTGAATGGTGTTATTAATGAAAACACGCTGGTTAATTCATTCCATCATCAAGCAGCTAAAAACTTAGCCGCGGGTCTAACGCTAGACGCAACTAGCACTGATGGTGTAGTTGAAGCATTTTCTGATGAGAATCGCCGAATTTATGCAGTCCAGTGGCATCCTGAAATGTTATTGATGGGCCAAGTGCCAGAAGCCCAAGCACTATTTAATGCTTTTGTTGGTAAGATTTAA
- a CDS encoding APC family permease gives MFQNMKRILIGKPLKTLDEGGQQLSKTKALALLSSDALSSVAYGTESITTALLAAGAVALWLQLPIALLVLILLAAIVMSYRQIIHAYPSGGGAYAVASENWGPKAGLIAGGSLLVDYMLTVAVSASAAADAITAAVPAVLPFAVPLAIIVVILLTGMNLRGLRESANFLMFPVYFFVAVIALMIIWGLFQAITGQLPYHAAAKVGTSFSGLSFVLFMRAFSSGSSSLTGVEAISNAVPNFKVPKERHAAATLTTMALILATFFGGITFLSYWYGIRPDAHSTVLSQIAAMTFGGHGVGFYVVQLATAMILAVAANTGFSAFPMLALNLARDKYLPHLYMDKGDRLGYSNGILSLAFGAVVLLLIFHGSTDALIPLYAVGVFVPFTLSQSGMIIHWWRKRPKNWLIKAIINFIGAFISAVLVITLFATRIEHVWPYLLIMPIVMYMFLKIKGHYTSIARQLRLAYAKNDHAVRHHYDGSTVIVLISNVTKVTTEAVDYALSIGDNVVAMHVSFDVNPKKELETSNQFKVDFPDVRYVDIHSSYRSIIKPAVSFVDAVVKQAEKRNHSVTVLVPQFVPKKPWQNILHNQNSLRLRTAFALRKDISVSTYYYHLSE, from the coding sequence ATGTTTCAAAATATGAAACGCATTTTAATTGGGAAACCTCTAAAAACACTAGATGAGGGCGGTCAACAATTATCAAAGACAAAAGCATTAGCATTATTATCGTCAGATGCTTTATCATCAGTTGCTTATGGTACTGAATCAATCACAACAGCCCTATTGGCTGCTGGTGCTGTCGCATTATGGTTGCAGCTACCGATTGCTTTATTGGTATTAATATTGCTGGCAGCGATTGTCATGAGTTACCGGCAAATTATTCATGCATACCCTTCTGGTGGTGGCGCTTACGCTGTTGCAAGTGAGAACTGGGGACCAAAAGCCGGCTTAATTGCCGGCGGCTCGCTATTGGTTGACTATATGTTAACGGTGGCGGTTTCGGCTTCGGCCGCTGCTGATGCGATTACAGCTGCTGTGCCAGCGGTGTTACCTTTTGCAGTGCCACTAGCGATTATAGTTGTTATTTTACTCACTGGTATGAATTTGCGTGGATTACGTGAAAGTGCTAATTTTTTGATGTTTCCAGTTTATTTTTTTGTGGCTGTCATAGCGTTAATGATTATTTGGGGCCTTTTTCAGGCAATAACAGGTCAATTACCTTATCATGCTGCCGCAAAGGTTGGCACAAGTTTTTCTGGCTTATCATTTGTTTTATTTATGCGCGCGTTTTCAAGTGGTTCATCATCATTAACAGGTGTCGAGGCAATTTCAAATGCTGTGCCAAACTTTAAAGTGCCCAAAGAACGACATGCTGCCGCAACATTAACAACAATGGCTCTTATTTTGGCTACATTCTTTGGTGGTATTACATTTTTGAGCTACTGGTATGGTATTAGACCAGATGCACATTCAACCGTATTATCACAAATTGCGGCTATGACATTTGGCGGTCATGGTGTTGGTTTTTATGTGGTGCAATTAGCAACGGCTATGATATTGGCAGTTGCTGCCAATACTGGTTTCTCAGCTTTTCCGATGCTTGCTTTGAATTTGGCTCGCGATAAATATTTGCCACATCTTTACATGGATAAGGGTGATCGTTTAGGATATTCTAATGGTATTTTATCACTTGCTTTTGGTGCAGTGGTGTTGTTGTTGATTTTTCATGGCTCAACGGACGCATTAATCCCATTATATGCCGTTGGTGTTTTCGTCCCATTCACCTTATCGCAATCAGGCATGATTATTCACTGGTGGCGTAAGCGACCAAAAAACTGGCTGATTAAAGCAATCATTAACTTTATTGGTGCTTTTATTTCGGCCGTATTAGTTATAACATTGTTTGCGACGCGTATTGAACATGTATGGCCTTACTTATTAATTATGCCTATTGTCATGTACATGTTCTTGAAAATTAAGGGTCATTATACGAGTATTGCAAGGCAATTAAGATTAGCATATGCTAAAAATGACCATGCGGTGCGCCACCACTATGATGGATCAACAGTCATTGTATTAATATCAAATGTCACAAAGGTGACGACTGAAGCAGTTGATTATGCTTTATCAATCGGTGACAACGTTGTGGCCATGCATGTGAGTTTTGATGTGAATCCCAAAAAAGAATTAGAAACATCCAACCAATTTAAAGTTGATTTTCCAGATGTCCGTTATGTGGATATCCATTCTTCTTATCGATCAATTATTAAACCAGCAGTGAGTTTTGTAGACGCGGTAGTTAAGCAGGCAGAAAAGCGCAATCATTCGGTGACGGTGTTGGTACCACAGTTTGTACCTAAAAAGCCTTGGCAAAATATTTTGCACAATCAAAATTCGTTACGTTTGCGAACAGCCTTTGCTTTACGAAAAGATATCTCAGTATCAACTTATTATTACCATTTATCAGAGTAA
- a CDS encoding type 1 glutamine amidotransferase, translating into MANFEISVAHLYGNLMNTYGDYGNIIALTYYAKQIGVAVNYHLVSLGDDFDADSFDFALFGGGQDYEETIVAKDLKNKADQLRHYIENDGPLLAVCGGFQLLGHYMVMADGTRVDGIGVMDHYTINMHEPKLTTLNNKRLTGNIVIKNNDTDETYHGFENHQGRTFLGKNERALGTVISGNGNNGMDQTEGVIYRNVYGSYFHGPIFTRNGNLAKRVLATALSRKYPEVDWTEKLDQIETETF; encoded by the coding sequence ATGGCAAATTTCGAGATTTCTGTTGCGCACCTTTATGGTAATTTGATGAATACATACGGTGATTACGGCAATATTATTGCATTAACATATTATGCCAAACAAATTGGTGTTGCTGTTAATTATCATCTGGTATCACTTGGAGATGATTTTGATGCTGATAGCTTTGATTTTGCTTTGTTTGGTGGCGGGCAAGATTATGAAGAAACAATTGTTGCCAAAGATTTGAAAAATAAGGCCGACCAACTGCGCCATTATATTGAAAACGATGGCCCTTTATTGGCTGTTTGCGGTGGTTTTCAACTTCTTGGCCATTATATGGTCATGGCTGATGGCACTAGAGTTGATGGTATCGGCGTCATGGATCATTACACAATTAACATGCATGAGCCTAAATTAACGACGTTAAATAATAAACGACTTACTGGCAATATTGTGATTAAAAATAATGATACGGATGAAACTTATCATGGCTTTGAAAACCACCAAGGTCGTACTTTCTTAGGTAAAAATGAACGCGCCTTAGGGACTGTTATTTCAGGTAATGGTAACAACGGGATGGATCAAACTGAAGGCGTGATTTACCGTAATGTCTACGGATCATATTTTCATGGCCCGATTTTTACCCGTAATGGTAATTTAGCAAAGCGTGTTTTAGCAACGGCCTTGTCTCGTAAGTATCCTGAAGTTGATTGGACTGAGAAATTAGACCAAATTGAAACAGAAACATTTTAA